In one window of Gudongella oleilytica DNA:
- the clpB gene encoding ATP-dependent chaperone ClpB: protein MDLNKFTQKSIEAVQESQNTAMRLGNPELVELHLHYALIENSEGLVPRVLGLMGISWDGVRKVVLDRLDRLPKQTGGSLYPGRTYTKVLMDAEEEAKNFKDQYVGVEHIYLALLSQKGTASQEIFKQYGITRDGFLSSLMKVRGSQTITSDNPEETYEALARFGRDLVEDAKKGKIDPVIGRDQEIRNVIRILSRRTKNNPVLIGDPGVGKTAIVEGLAQRIVNGDVPEGLKDKTVFALDMGALVAGAKYRGEFEERLKAVLNEIQKSEGRILLFIDEIHNIVGAGRAEGSMDAGNLLKPMLARGELHTIGATTLDEYRKYIEKDAALERRFQKVLVTEPTVEDTISILRGLKEKYEIHHGIRISDSAVIAAATLSDRYISDRFLPDKAIDLMDEASAMIRTEIDSMPAEIDEVRRRVLQLEIEREALKKETDAASKSRLEKLSKELSELKEQFDLLKAQWEQEKKEIFAEKDIKEEIDKVKREIEEAERSYDLERLSQLKYGTLVELERRLKEAQDKDKDRERMLKEEVTEEEIADVVAKWTGIPTSKLLATEREKLLGLGDILHKRVIGQNEAVDSVVDAVLRARAGLKDINRPVGSFIFLGPTGVGKTELARTLTQALFDDEKNMIRIDMSEYMEKHSVSRLVGAPPGYVGYDEGGQLTEAVRRRPYSVVLFDEIEKAHPDVFNILLQVLDDGRLTDNQGRTVDFKNTVIIMTSNIGSSYLLEGLSEKGEIEENVRQLVMNEMKRVFRPEFLNRVDETVLFKPLQKDEIYQIIDLQLEEIEERLKDRSINLKVTGAAKEYILYKSYNIQYGARPVKRFLQKELETRVSRLIIQGSIKDGDTINIDVQNGQLVVS from the coding sequence ATGGATCTAAATAAATTCACACAGAAAAGCATAGAAGCAGTACAGGAATCACAAAACACAGCCATGAGGCTTGGTAATCCTGAGCTTGTGGAGCTCCATCTTCATTATGCACTCATCGAGAATAGTGAAGGACTTGTTCCAAGGGTCCTGGGCCTGATGGGGATCAGCTGGGATGGGGTCAGGAAGGTTGTTCTGGATAGGCTTGACCGATTGCCAAAACAGACTGGAGGCAGTCTATACCCTGGCAGGACCTACACTAAGGTCCTTATGGATGCTGAGGAAGAGGCCAAGAACTTCAAGGATCAATATGTTGGGGTAGAACACATTTATCTGGCTCTGCTTAGCCAGAAGGGAACTGCTTCACAGGAAATATTCAAGCAGTATGGAATAACAAGGGATGGGTTTTTAAGCTCTCTTATGAAGGTCAGGGGAAGTCAGACGATTACATCTGATAATCCTGAAGAGACCTATGAAGCCCTGGCAAGATTCGGCCGGGATCTGGTTGAAGATGCGAAGAAGGGCAAAATTGACCCTGTTATTGGTCGTGACCAGGAGATAAGAAACGTAATTAGAATTCTTTCCAGGCGTACCAAGAACAATCCAGTGTTGATAGGTGACCCTGGGGTTGGAAAGACAGCAATTGTTGAAGGACTGGCTCAAAGAATAGTCAATGGGGACGTGCCGGAGGGCTTAAAGGATAAGACCGTATTTGCCCTTGATATGGGTGCTCTCGTTGCTGGAGCAAAGTACCGTGGAGAGTTTGAGGAAAGGCTTAAGGCAGTATTGAATGAAATACAAAAATCTGAGGGAAGGATCCTGCTTTTCATCGACGAGATTCACAACATCGTTGGAGCCGGTCGCGCAGAGGGCTCAATGGATGCAGGGAACCTGCTGAAGCCGATGCTTGCAAGAGGAGAGCTTCATACAATAGGTGCTACGACCCTGGATGAGTACAGAAAATACATTGAAAAGGATGCTGCTCTTGAAAGAAGATTCCAGAAGGTCCTTGTGACTGAGCCAACGGTAGAGGATACCATATCCATTCTAAGGGGACTTAAGGAGAAGTATGAGATACACCACGGTATAAGGATATCAGACAGTGCGGTCATAGCTGCAGCGACACTTTCCGACAGGTACATCTCAGACAGATTTCTTCCAGATAAAGCCATAGACCTTATGGATGAGGCATCCGCGATGATAAGGACCGAGATCGACTCCATGCCTGCCGAGATAGATGAGGTAAGAAGGAGGGTTCTTCAGCTTGAAATCGAAAGGGAGGCACTTAAGAAGGAGACTGATGCAGCTTCCAAGTCAAGGCTTGAAAAGCTTAGTAAAGAGCTTTCTGAGCTTAAGGAGCAGTTTGACCTACTGAAAGCCCAATGGGAGCAGGAGAAAAAGGAGATATTTGCAGAAAAGGATATCAAGGAGGAAATAGACAAGGTCAAAAGAGAAATCGAGGAAGCTGAGAGAAGCTATGACCTTGAACGGCTTTCTCAATTGAAGTATGGAACTTTAGTTGAGCTTGAAAGAAGACTTAAGGAGGCACAGGATAAGGACAAGGACAGGGAGAGGATGCTCAAGGAGGAGGTTACTGAGGAGGAGATTGCTGATGTTGTTGCCAAATGGACTGGCATACCCACATCTAAGCTTCTGGCAACTGAAAGAGAGAAGCTCCTTGGACTTGGTGATATTCTCCATAAAAGGGTCATAGGCCAGAATGAGGCTGTGGATTCCGTTGTGGATGCAGTTCTCCGTGCGCGAGCTGGGCTTAAGGATATCAACAGGCCAGTCGGGAGCTTTATCTTCCTGGGGCCTACAGGAGTTGGCAAAACAGAGCTTGCAAGGACACTTACACAGGCATTATTTGACGATGAGAAGAATATGATCAGGATAGATATGAGCGAGTATATGGAGAAGCATTCAGTTTCCAGGCTTGTAGGAGCACCTCCCGGATATGTTGGGTATGACGAGGGCGGTCAATTGACTGAGGCTGTCAGGAGAAGACCATATTCTGTGGTACTCTTTGATGAGATAGAAAAGGCTCACCCTGACGTATTCAATATTTTGCTCCAGGTATTGGACGATGGGAGATTGACTGACAATCAGGGCAGGACTGTTGACTTTAAGAATACAGTAATAATAATGACATCCAATATAGGATCCTCATATCTTCTGGAGGGGTTATCTGAAAAGGGTGAAATCGAGGAAAATGTCAGGCAGCTTGTTATGAATGAGATGAAAAGGGTATTCAGACCTGAATTTCTCAACAGGGTAGATGAGACTGTTCTTTTCAAGCCTCTTCAAAAGGATGAGATTTATCAGATAATCGATCTGCAACTGGAGGAAATAGAGGAAAGACTTAAGGATAGGAGCATAAACCTTAAGGTTACAGGTGCAGCTAAGGAGTATATACTTTACAAATCATACAATATCCAGTATGGTGCGAGACCAGTCAAAAGATTCCTCCAGAAGGAGCTTGAGACCAGGGTAAGCCGCTTGATTATCCAGGGTTCTATCAAGGATGGGGATACAATAAATATAGATGTGCAGAATGGACAGCTTGTAGTTTCGTAA